The Mauremys reevesii isolate NIE-2019 linkage group 1, ASM1616193v1, whole genome shotgun sequence genome has a segment encoding these proteins:
- the LOC120396109 gene encoding olfactory receptor 52R1-like yields the protein MSDSNTTDFTNPSTFILLGIPGLEVAHVWISIPFCAMYVIAILGNFTILFIVKTEPSLHGPMYYFLCMLAITDLLLYNSTLPKMLSIFWFNSREIGFSACLTQMYFIHCFLEMESGILVAMALDRYVAICHPLRYSTILTIPVVAKLGLAVLLRGSLVVLPYPFLASQWPYCRTNIIPQPYCVHIAVVNLACADTRVSSYYGLFVLLCVKGLDVFFIAVSYTQILRAIFRLPTKDARLKTFGTCISHLFVISAFYIPVLFISLMYRFGRNVPGHIHILIANMYHLIPPLLNPIIYGVRTKQIRDRLLQLFIHKGA from the coding sequence atgtcagattccaacacaaccgacttcaccaacccctcaaccttcatcctgctgggcattcctgggcTGGAGGTGGcacatgtctggatctccatccccttctgcgcCATGTACGTCATAGCCATcctggggaacttcaccatcctgttcatcgtgaagaCGGAAccgagcctccatgggcccatgtactatttcctctgcatgctggccatcaccgacctgCTCCTGTATAACTCCAccctgcccaaaatgctgagcatcttttggttcaattccagggagatcggtttcagtgcctgcctcacccagatgtactttatTCACTGCTTCTTAGAGATGGAGTCTGGGATCCTCGTAGCCATGGCTctggatcgctatgtggccatctgccatcccctgagatattccaccatcctgacaatcCCAGTAGTAGCCAAGCTAggcctggctgtgctgctgcGTGGCAGCCTGGTTGTactgccctatcccttcctggctagtcaatggccatattgcagaaccaatatCATCCCCCAGCCATACTGCGTGCATATAGCCGTGGTGAATCTGGCCTGCGCCGACACCCGtgtcagtagttactatggcctcTTTGTGCTACTCTGTGTGAAAggtctggatgtgttttttatcgctgtgtcctatacccagatcctcagggccatcttcaggctccccacaaaggacgcccggctcaagacttttgggacctgcatctccCACCTTTTTGTCATTTCAGCCTTTTACATCCCAGTGCTCTTCATCTCCCTCATGTACCGGTTTGGCCGGAATGTACCTGGGCATATCCACATTCTCATTGCCAACATGTACCACTTGATACCCCCTctgctaaaccccatcatctacggggtgaggaccaaacagatccgggacaggctgcttcAGCTCTTTATTCATAAAGGGGCATAA